In a genomic window of Vicinamibacterales bacterium:
- a CDS encoding response regulator, with the protein MRGSPRSSSGGQPSRRHGWARTASQPARIVRREGAMTAPESRLTVLCVDDEPNVLEGLRLVLRRRFEVHTATSGQAGLTHLSANPSTAIVMSDMRMPGMDGAAFLSRARAEAPRTVRLLLTGQADLAAAIAAVNDGALFRFLTKPCPPASLLSAMSDAAAQYRLQSVERDLLEQTLHGSIKTLADVLAITNPAAFGRSLRLKRLAVAIADRLDLRDRWQLELAAMLSQLGFVSVPDDVAQRLCRGDALSDAEQQMVDRAPVVTDQLLASIPRLEGVREILMLASGASVPTAPDDRSASLRLAAQILRAAGDFEALTVRGAGTDIAVQRMLRQRGDYRADVVEAMVAIAAAESHVLTLVCDVPLRDVEVGMVLAADVRLTSGMLLAAAGYEVTSTFVERARNAPPGSVVEPIRVRTCALDRSTARRH; encoded by the coding sequence GTGCGGGGTTCACCCCGCAGCTCGAGCGGTGGACAGCCGTCGCGCAGGCATGGCTGGGCGCGCACGGCAAGTCAGCCAGCGCGCATCGTCCGGCGGGAGGGGGCAATGACGGCGCCTGAGAGTCGCCTGACCGTGCTCTGCGTGGACGACGAGCCGAATGTGCTGGAGGGACTCCGGTTGGTCCTCCGCCGACGGTTCGAAGTCCATACGGCGACCAGTGGGCAGGCGGGCCTCACCCACCTATCGGCGAATCCGAGCACCGCCATCGTCATGTCCGACATGCGAATGCCGGGCATGGACGGCGCCGCGTTCCTGAGTCGAGCGAGAGCGGAAGCGCCGCGGACGGTCCGGCTATTGTTGACGGGCCAGGCCGACCTCGCCGCGGCGATCGCGGCGGTGAATGACGGCGCCCTGTTTCGATTCCTCACGAAGCCATGTCCGCCGGCGTCGCTGCTCTCGGCGATGTCAGATGCCGCCGCGCAGTACCGACTGCAGAGCGTGGAGCGAGACCTCCTTGAGCAGACCCTCCATGGGAGCATCAAGACGTTGGCCGACGTGCTGGCAATCACGAACCCCGCCGCGTTCGGGCGGTCCCTGCGCCTGAAACGTCTCGCGGTGGCCATCGCCGACCGATTGGACCTTCGCGACCGGTGGCAGCTGGAATTGGCGGCCATGTTATCGCAGCTGGGGTTCGTGAGCGTGCCAGACGACGTCGCGCAGCGCCTGTGCCGGGGCGACGCCCTGTCCGACGCCGAGCAGCAGATGGTGGACCGGGCGCCGGTGGTCACGGACCAGCTTCTCGCCAGTATTCCACGACTGGAGGGCGTCCGAGAGATCCTCATGCTCGCGAGCGGTGCGTCCGTGCCCACGGCACCCGACGATCGGTCCGCGTCGCTCCGGCTCGCGGCGCAGATACTTCGCGCCGCCGGAGACTTCGAGGCATTGACGGTGCGGGGTGCCGGCACCGACATCGCCGTCCAGCGCATGCTCCGGCAGCGCGGTGACTACCGCGCCGACGTCGTCGAAGCCATGGTGGCCATCGCGGCAGCCGAGAGCCATGTGCTGACGCTGGTATGCGACGTGCCGCTCAGGGACGTCGAGGTCGGTATGGTGCTGGCGGCGGACGTCCGACTGACGTCGGGGATGCTCTTGGCGGCGGCCGGCTACGAAGTCACGTCGACGTTCGTCGAACGGGCGCGGAATGCGCCGCCAGGTAGCGTCGTCGAGCCCATTCGCGTCCGCACCTGTGCGTTGGACAGGTCGACCGCGAGGCGCCACTGA
- a CDS encoding ATP-binding protein → MDLVRSQLATLQQLLEVHEEQARHQFDMIRRQQETLEERAREIDAANRSLAGANAMLQDILRVLPGALLVIDHDGVVRLTNDTASTMLERTAQELQGMSAAQIFAQEDPLPLAEIQALEGAGAVFHAEKTVFTGAGHHVPVLVSAAPLRVADSDALGSRTVCIAIDIRERRRLESELRQSQKLEAVGRLASGIAHEINTPTQFVNDSVHFASEAVGDLLSLLGRYKEFRAAIASGRNPESWLRELEAAEVEIDLPYLTDSLAPALSRAADGLDRITSIVRSMKEFAHPDASDMVDVDLNHALQTTLTIARNEYTSVADIETDFGALPLVPAYPGELNQALLNVLVNAAHAVEEVVRGSDRRGRIRVATRLDGDWVEVTITDTGGGIPESIQERIFDPFFTTKEVGRGTGQGLAVTRGVIVEKHGGALDFRCETGHGTTFSIRLPLHRAGASTRPHDLSVPGG, encoded by the coding sequence ATGGACCTGGTTCGTTCCCAGCTCGCGACGCTCCAGCAACTCTTGGAGGTACACGAAGAGCAGGCGCGCCACCAGTTCGACATGATTCGTCGCCAGCAGGAGACCCTCGAAGAGCGAGCACGGGAGATCGACGCCGCGAATCGGAGTCTTGCCGGGGCCAATGCGATGCTGCAGGATATCCTCCGCGTCCTGCCTGGTGCGCTGCTGGTGATTGACCACGACGGCGTCGTACGCCTGACCAATGACACCGCGAGTACGATGCTCGAGCGTACGGCGCAGGAACTCCAGGGCATGTCCGCCGCACAGATCTTCGCCCAGGAAGATCCACTCCCCCTTGCGGAGATCCAGGCGCTCGAGGGAGCCGGGGCGGTGTTCCATGCGGAGAAGACCGTGTTCACCGGTGCCGGCCATCATGTGCCAGTGCTGGTTTCGGCGGCGCCACTGCGTGTGGCCGATTCGGACGCACTCGGATCCCGAACTGTGTGCATCGCCATCGACATCCGGGAGCGCCGGCGCCTTGAGTCCGAACTCCGTCAGTCCCAAAAACTCGAAGCCGTGGGGCGCCTCGCCTCCGGAATTGCTCACGAGATCAACACGCCCACGCAATTCGTCAACGACAGCGTTCACTTCGCCAGCGAGGCCGTCGGGGACCTACTCTCGCTGCTGGGGCGCTACAAGGAGTTCCGCGCGGCGATTGCGTCCGGTAGGAACCCTGAGTCGTGGTTGCGCGAGCTCGAAGCGGCCGAGGTGGAGATCGACCTGCCGTACCTGACCGACAGCCTGGCCCCCGCGCTGTCGCGCGCCGCGGACGGGCTCGATCGAATCACCTCGATCGTTCGTTCGATGAAGGAATTCGCCCACCCGGACGCCAGCGACATGGTGGACGTCGACCTGAACCACGCGCTGCAGACGACCTTAACGATCGCCCGCAACGAGTACACGTCCGTTGCGGACATCGAGACAGATTTCGGAGCGCTGCCTTTGGTGCCAGCGTATCCCGGCGAGCTGAACCAGGCCTTGCTCAACGTCCTCGTCAACGCGGCGCATGCCGTTGAGGAGGTGGTCCGGGGTTCTGATCGCAGGGGACGGATTCGCGTCGCGACGCGCCTCGACGGCGACTGGGTCGAGGTCACCATCACCGACACTGGCGGTGGAATCCCGGAGTCGATCCAGGAGCGGATATTCGATCCGTTCTTTACGACCAAGGAAGTGGGGCGCGGCACAGGCCAGGGCTTGGCGGTCACCCGAGGAGTCATCGTCGAGAAGCACGGCGGCGCACTAGACTTTCGATGCGAGACGGGACACGGGACGACGTTTTCCATCCGATTGCCATTGCACCGTGCCGGCGCGTCGACGCGCCCCCACGACCTTTCGGTTCCGGGGGGGTAG
- a CDS encoding RNA polymerase sigma factor, translating into MSRQNPLSDSDEDDIEDRRLVTEAQAGSRDALTALVARHQRWIYNIVRRMVYVPQDAEDTTQEILIKLMTKLATYEGRARFRTWLYRIVVNHVLNLKRRAWEETGLDFAKYAASLDATPDIDLPDPRAVPVDVQLLVDEARIGCTTGMLLCLDREQRLTYVLGAIFGVSDRVGAELLDVSRDAFRQRLTRARRDLQAFMQGQCGLVNLANPCRCAKKTQGFAKAGYLDPQKLVFASRQVVRVRDVAPRRSDELDALDRAYAEIHRNHPFFESTDFVRTLKDFVTRSEFRSTLELD; encoded by the coding sequence ATGAGCCGGCAGAACCCCCTTTCCGACAGCGATGAGGACGATATCGAGGATCGTCGCCTGGTCACGGAGGCCCAGGCCGGCAGTCGCGACGCCCTTACGGCGCTCGTCGCACGCCACCAGCGCTGGATCTACAACATTGTGCGGCGTATGGTCTACGTCCCGCAGGATGCTGAAGACACGACTCAAGAGATTCTCATCAAGCTGATGACGAAGTTGGCGACGTACGAAGGGCGCGCGCGGTTCCGAACGTGGCTTTATCGCATCGTGGTCAACCACGTGCTCAATCTGAAGCGTCGCGCATGGGAAGAGACGGGACTGGATTTCGCGAAGTATGCCGCGTCACTGGATGCAACACCGGACATCGATTTGCCGGACCCTCGGGCCGTTCCCGTGGATGTGCAACTACTCGTCGACGAAGCCCGGATCGGCTGCACGACAGGCATGCTGCTGTGCCTGGACCGCGAGCAACGTCTGACCTACGTTCTGGGCGCCATCTTCGGCGTGAGCGACCGCGTGGGCGCGGAGCTCCTGGACGTGTCACGGGATGCCTTTCGCCAGCGGCTCACGCGGGCCCGGCGCGATCTTCAGGCATTCATGCAGGGCCAATGTGGCCTCGTGAACCTCGCGAATCCCTGCCGCTGCGCGAAGAAGACCCAAGGGTTCGCGAAGGCCGGCTATCTCGACCCGCAGAAACTCGTCTTCGCAAGCCGCCAGGTCGTCCGCGTGCGTGATGTGGCACCACGGCGGTCCGATGAACTCGATGCACTGGATCGTGCGTACGCAGAGATTCACCGCAACCATCCGTTTTTCGAGTCGACCGATTTCGTCCGCACACTCAAGGACTTCGTGACACGCTCAGAGTTCCGTTCAACCTTGGAGCTTGACTAA
- a CDS encoding DUF4440 domain-containing protein yields the protein MRRLSCGLVLAALAAACSSPPATVLDSPDEIIGLERAALERWGRGDPDGYLSIMAADVTYFDPTTERRIDGRAALRTLFDPIWGKVAIERSEMLNPAVVASDDTALLTFNLVSHGGQLADGPKADVRWNCSEIYRKIEGRWLIVHSHWSYTKPQVAQQGV from the coding sequence ATGCGACGACTGTCCTGTGGCCTTGTCCTCGCGGCGCTCGCCGCTGCCTGCTCCAGCCCACCGGCTACCGTCTTGGACTCGCCGGACGAGATCATCGGACTCGAGCGAGCGGCGTTGGAGCGCTGGGGGCGCGGCGACCCCGACGGCTACCTATCGATCATGGCGGCCGACGTGACGTATTTCGACCCGACGACTGAGCGACGGATCGATGGACGCGCGGCCCTCCGGACACTGTTCGACCCGATCTGGGGAAAGGTGGCGATAGAGCGGTCCGAAATGCTGAATCCCGCCGTGGTCGCCTCGGATGACACCGCGCTGTTGACCTTCAATCTCGTGAGCCACGGAGGGCAGCTCGCCGACGGGCCCAAAGCCGACGTGCGCTGGAATTGCAGCGAGATCTACCGCAAGATCGAGGGGAGATGGCTCATCGTGCACTCGCACTGGTCGTACACGAAGCCCCAGGTGGCGCAACAAGGCGTCTGA